In Acidobacteriota bacterium, one genomic interval encodes:
- a CDS encoding 2-isopropylmalate synthase, protein MTGQAKSGDWVRIFDTTLRDGEQSPGATMTSAEKLEVARQLAVLGVDIIEAGFPAASPDDLEGVRRIAREVGKANGPVVAGLARCWREDIDKAWEGVRDATKPRIHAFIATSDLHMERKLGMTREQVLSQVGHMVAHARSLCDDVEFSPEDGSRSDKDFLVEVLSLAVKEGATTLNIPDTVGYDMPVEYGDLFRYLMEHTEGAEDVIWSAHCHDDLGCATANTLAAIEAGARQVEVTINGIGERAGNTSLEEVVMALHTRPKVYGVGTRLNTTELVRTSRLVAHYTGIAVPRNKAIVGENAFAHEAGIHQHGMLQDQRTYEIMTPQTVGLTQSRLVLGKHSGKHALRMRMEELGFELNREELGEAFRRFKQLADQKKDITDADLQALANQEILAPTEIFTLTELQISCGRPGMPTATARLCGPNGHEYISPGVGTGPVDATFRAIDAVVEARNTLLEYNVHSVTEGIDAMGEVTVRIKSPASGRGKGRVFGGYGADTDVIVASAKAYLAALNRMLTAIGTKYTAGEGGPATLRVSRPQPVDA, encoded by the coding sequence ATGACAGGACAGGCCAAGAGCGGAGACTGGGTCCGGATCTTCGACACCACGCTGCGTGACGGCGAGCAGTCGCCGGGCGCGACGATGACCAGCGCCGAGAAGCTCGAGGTGGCCCGCCAGCTCGCCGTCCTCGGCGTCGACATCATCGAGGCGGGCTTCCCGGCCGCCAGTCCCGACGATCTCGAAGGCGTGCGACGGATCGCGCGCGAGGTCGGCAAGGCGAACGGCCCCGTGGTCGCGGGGCTCGCCCGCTGCTGGCGCGAGGACATCGACAAGGCATGGGAGGGCGTCCGGGACGCCACGAAGCCGCGCATCCACGCCTTCATCGCGACCTCTGACCTGCACATGGAGCGCAAGCTGGGCATGACCCGGGAGCAGGTCCTGAGCCAGGTCGGCCACATGGTGGCGCACGCGCGTTCCCTCTGCGACGACGTCGAGTTCAGTCCCGAGGACGGGAGCCGCTCCGACAAGGACTTCCTGGTCGAAGTGCTCTCGCTCGCCGTCAAGGAAGGCGCCACGACGCTGAACATCCCGGACACTGTCGGCTACGACATGCCGGTCGAGTACGGCGACCTCTTCCGCTACCTGATGGAGCACACCGAAGGCGCCGAAGACGTCATCTGGTCCGCGCACTGCCACGACGATCTCGGCTGCGCCACCGCCAACACGCTCGCGGCGATCGAAGCGGGCGCGCGGCAGGTCGAGGTGACGATCAACGGCATCGGCGAGCGCGCCGGTAACACCTCGCTCGAGGAAGTCGTCATGGCGCTCCATACCCGGCCCAAGGTCTACGGCGTCGGCACCCGGCTGAACACGACCGAACTCGTGCGGACCAGCCGCCTGGTCGCCCACTACACCGGTATCGCGGTACCCCGGAACAAGGCGATCGTGGGCGAGAACGCCTTCGCCCACGAGGCGGGCATCCACCAGCACGGCATGCTCCAGGATCAGCGCACCTACGAGATCATGACCCCTCAGACGGTCGGCCTGACCCAGAGCAGGCTCGTGCTCGGCAAGCACTCCGGCAAGCACGCGCTCCGGATGCGCATGGAGGAACTCGGCTTCGAACTGAACCGGGAGGAGCTGGGCGAGGCATTCCGCCGCTTCAAGCAGCTGGCCGACCAGAAGAAGGACATCACCGACGCCGACCTGCAGGCGCTGGCGAACCAGGAGATCCTGGCGCCGACGGAGATCTTCACGCTGACCGAGCTGCAGATCTCCTGCGGGCGGCCCGGCATGCCGACCGCGACCGCCCGGCTGTGCGGGCCGAACGGTCACGAGTACATCTCGCCCGGCGTCGGCACCGGACCCGTCGACGCGACCTTCCGTGCCATCGACGCCGTGGTCGAAGCCAGGAACACCCTGCTCGAGTACAACGTCCACAGCGTCACCGAGGGCATCGACGCGATGGGCGAGGTCACGGTGCGGATCAAAAGTCCCGCCTCCGGCCGCGGCAAGGGACGCGTCTTCGGCGGCTACGGCGCCGACACGGACGTCATCGTTGCCTCCGCCAAGGCGTACCTGGCGGCTCTCAACCGGATGCTCACCGCGATCGGCACGAAGTACACGGCCGGCGAGGGAGGCCCCGCCACCCTTCGCGTCTCGAGACCGCAGCCGGTGGACGCATGA
- the leuC gene encoding 3-isopropylmalate dehydratase large subunit, giving the protein MSRPGTLFEKIWRRHVVPPEGVTAEKEGLPATLYVDLHLVHEVTSPQAFTELVERGLPVRRPDLTLATMDHSTPTDPSIDDARLRVLDPEGSAQLDRLQANCEQHGIPLYAMGDERRGIVHVIGPELGATQPGMTVVCGDSHTSTHGAVGALAFGIGTSEVGHVLATQCLLQHRPKTYEVRVDGRLQEGVVAKDIILAVIARLGIGGGTGHVFEYTGEAIRALDMEGRMTVCNMSIEAGARAGLIAPDDVTFAYLEGRPMAPAGDAWEAAVDDWRSLPTDDGAAYDKTTTLDGSALEPMVTYGTNPGMAIPIAGAVPEDDAIEPEKRASFRKALDYMALEPGQQLQGKPIDVVFVGSCTNSRYSDLVAAANVLRGRKVADGLRVLIVPGSDAVKRQAERDGLAQVFVDAGAEWREAGCSMCLAMNGDQLAPGQYAVSTSNRNFEGRQGAGGRTFLASPLTAAASAITGRVTDVREVLS; this is encoded by the coding sequence ATGAGTCGGCCTGGAACCCTGTTCGAGAAGATCTGGCGGCGCCACGTCGTCCCCCCGGAAGGCGTCACCGCGGAAAAGGAGGGTCTGCCCGCGACCCTCTACGTCGACCTGCACCTGGTGCACGAAGTGACCTCGCCTCAGGCGTTCACCGAGCTGGTCGAGCGGGGGCTCCCCGTCCGGCGGCCCGACCTGACGCTGGCGACGATGGACCACTCGACGCCGACCGACCCTTCGATCGACGACGCGCGACTCCGGGTGCTTGACCCGGAGGGTTCCGCCCAACTCGACCGGTTGCAGGCGAACTGCGAACAGCACGGCATCCCGCTCTACGCGATGGGCGACGAGCGGCGCGGCATCGTTCATGTGATCGGCCCGGAACTGGGCGCCACCCAGCCCGGAATGACCGTCGTCTGCGGCGACAGCCACACCAGCACCCACGGCGCCGTCGGGGCGCTCGCCTTCGGCATCGGCACCAGCGAGGTCGGCCATGTGCTCGCCACCCAGTGCCTGCTGCAACACCGGCCGAAGACCTACGAGGTCCGCGTCGACGGCCGCCTGCAAGAGGGCGTGGTCGCCAAGGACATCATCCTGGCGGTGATCGCCAGGCTCGGCATCGGCGGCGGCACGGGGCACGTCTTCGAGTACACCGGCGAAGCCATCCGCGCCCTCGACATGGAGGGCCGGATGACGGTCTGCAACATGTCGATCGAGGCCGGCGCCCGCGCCGGCCTGATCGCCCCCGACGACGTCACCTTCGCGTATCTGGAAGGCCGCCCGATGGCGCCCGCCGGCGACGCCTGGGAGGCGGCCGTCGACGACTGGCGGTCGCTGCCCACCGACGACGGGGCGGCCTACGACAAGACCACGACTCTCGACGGCTCCGCGCTCGAACCGATGGTCACGTACGGCACGAACCCCGGCATGGCGATCCCGATCGCGGGAGCGGTGCCGGAAGACGACGCCATCGAACCCGAGAAGCGGGCCTCCTTCCGCAAGGCGCTCGACTACATGGCGCTCGAACCCGGCCAGCAGCTTCAGGGCAAGCCGATCGACGTCGTCTTCGTCGGAAGCTGCACGAACTCGCGCTACAGCGACCTGGTGGCCGCGGCGAACGTGCTGCGCGGACGCAAGGTGGCCGACGGCTTGCGGGTGCTCATCGTGCCCGGTTCGGACGCCGTCAAGCGGCAGGCCGAACGGGACGGTCTCGCCCAGGTCTTCGTCGACGCCGGCGCCGAGTGGCGCGAGGCCGGTTGCTCCATGTGCCTGGCGATGAACGGCGACCAGCTCGCACCCGGCCAGTACGCCGTCAGCACGTCGAACCGCAACTTCGAGGGCCGCCAGGGCGCCGGCGGCCGTACCTTCCTCGCCAGCCCCCTGACCGCGGCGGCATCGGCGATTACCGGGCGGGTGACCGACGTCCGCGAGGTCCTGTCGTGA
- the leuD gene encoding 3-isopropylmalate dehydratase small subunit yields the protein MSKSFTRYTGTMAPLPIQNVDTDQIIPASYLKVTDRSGLASGLFSRWRYRDGDPEGEPISDFVLNRAEHGEARILLAGDNFGCGSSREHAPWALVGYGFRAVISTSFADIFRSNALKNGLLVVPVAEDVSASLFDAVGADPAAEVTIDLEARTLSLPGGGETSFDVDPFARRCLLDGTDQLGYLLNQARSIQAFEAAHPARLDTRSG from the coding sequence GTGAGCAAGAGCTTCACCCGCTATACGGGCACGATGGCGCCGCTGCCGATCCAGAACGTCGACACCGACCAGATCATCCCGGCGTCCTACCTGAAGGTCACCGACCGCAGCGGCCTCGCCTCCGGCCTGTTCTCCCGCTGGCGCTACCGGGACGGCGATCCCGAAGGCGAGCCCATCTCCGACTTCGTGCTGAACCGCGCCGAGCACGGCGAGGCCAGAATCCTGCTCGCCGGCGACAACTTCGGCTGCGGCAGTTCCCGTGAGCACGCGCCCTGGGCGCTCGTCGGCTACGGCTTCCGCGCGGTGATCAGCACGTCCTTCGCCGACATCTTCCGCAGCAACGCGCTGAAGAACGGCCTGCTCGTCGTGCCGGTGGCCGAGGACGTCTCGGCTTCGCTTTTCGACGCCGTCGGCGCCGACCCGGCCGCCGAGGTCACGATCGACCTCGAGGCGCGGACCCTCAGCCTGCCGGGCGGCGGCGAGACGAGCTTCGACGTCGACCCGTTCGCCCGCCGCTGCCTGCTCGACGGCACGGATCAGCTCGGCTACCTGCTGAACCAGGCGCGCTCGATCCAGGCCTTCGAAGCCGCCCACCCGGCGCGGCTCGACACCCGTTCGGGCTGA
- the leuB gene encoding 3-isopropylmalate dehydrogenase, which yields MQAHIVLLPGDGVGPEVTAEATRVLNAVAELGGHGFQLDSHPMGGNAIDDFNDPLPPTTLAACKAADAVLLGAVGGPKWSDPTAELRPEQGLLDLRAEMGLFANLRPVPVFESLAPFAPLKPELLRGVDLLFVRELTGGIYFGPRQEQGDGDVAHDTLVYSTAEVERVARVALRAARGRRGKVASIDKANVLASMRLWRRSVTEVASAYPDVEVSHHLVDAFAMQLMRSPADYDVILAGNMFGDILSDEAAILAGSLGMLPSASLGAGRQGLYEPVHGSAPDIAGRGIANPIGAILSAAMLLRHSLDLETEAAQVEAAVAAVLDDGLRTADLASAGQAAVSTTGMGQAIVARVGAG from the coding sequence ATGCAGGCGCACATCGTCCTCCTCCCCGGCGACGGCGTCGGGCCGGAAGTCACCGCGGAAGCGACCCGCGTCCTGAACGCGGTCGCCGAACTCGGCGGGCACGGCTTCCAGCTCGACTCCCACCCGATGGGCGGCAACGCCATCGACGACTTCAACGACCCGCTGCCGCCCACGACCCTAGCCGCGTGCAAGGCGGCCGACGCGGTCCTTCTGGGCGCCGTCGGCGGGCCGAAGTGGTCCGATCCGACCGCCGAGCTCCGGCCCGAGCAGGGGCTGCTCGACCTGCGCGCGGAGATGGGCCTGTTCGCCAATCTGCGGCCAGTGCCCGTGTTCGAATCGCTCGCGCCGTTCGCGCCGCTCAAACCCGAACTGCTGCGCGGAGTCGACCTGCTCTTCGTACGGGAGCTGACCGGCGGCATCTACTTCGGCCCCCGCCAGGAACAGGGCGACGGCGACGTGGCCCACGACACCCTCGTCTACTCCACCGCCGAAGTGGAGCGGGTCGCCCGGGTCGCGCTGCGGGCGGCGCGGGGACGCCGGGGCAAGGTCGCGTCGATCGACAAGGCCAACGTGCTCGCCTCGATGCGGCTGTGGCGGCGTTCGGTGACCGAAGTCGCGAGCGCGTATCCCGACGTCGAGGTCAGCCACCACCTCGTGGACGCCTTCGCGATGCAGTTGATGCGCTCGCCCGCGGACTACGACGTGATCCTCGCCGGCAACATGTTCGGCGACATTCTCAGCGACGAGGCGGCGATCCTCGCCGGCTCCCTCGGCATGCTGCCCTCGGCGTCCCTCGGCGCCGGTAGGCAAGGCCTGTACGAACCGGTCCACGGGTCGGCGCCCGACATCGCGGGCCGCGGCATCGCCAACCCCATCGGCGCGATCCTGAGCGCTGCGATGCTGCTCCGCCACAGCCTCGACCTGGAGACGGAGGCGGCCCAGGTCGAAGCGGCGGTCGCCGCGGTGCTGGACGACGGGCTCCGCACCGCCGACCTGGCGTCCGCCGGCCAAGCCGCCGTATCGACGACCGGGATGGGCCAGGCCATCGTCGCCAGGGTCGGCGCCGGCTGA
- a CDS encoding PKD domain-containing protein, which produces MGFCAAAATAQPGAEVPSPIPGLGPLSDVLVLGTPPMDAAVSTAAASFEHRMVGGPVRFAEPFAVEAGPSSHGRWEIMDGGQTAVWRLRVISTGAVSLNLGFDRYRMPPGGRLLIHTPDGDEVVGPFTNSDNEAHGELWTPVLPGDEAVIEVAVPADRIGELDLRLDSVNRGFRDLTGVPSAAHDSCNIDVACSEGDDYRDQVRSVGQYSVGGSLACSGALVNNTGAGNRMFFLTARHCFDDNPRNEAASVVVYWNYQRPACGSGSAYRRHSQSGAVLRVRRDDIDIVLLELDDEPNPAHNLYFAGWNAGASAPTPAVGIHHPQGHYKSISVENDSLTRTLRNWRVNDWDSGTTEGGSSGSPLFDGNKRIVGALHGGLASCDLDLWDHYGALASAWTSSDGSSERQLQDWLDPGDTRANLDGTNVNLPPRVLLALDDKAVKTPAPGASPEALSVDVAPFFEDPNGDTITWTATSSDESRVTVSVSGSSVSLTPVAAGSATITVAATDAGGSKKQVSQTFRVTVGGNRSPEPVGTLAAHSLNEGGTAQVALASAFTDGDGDTLTLAASSTNTSAATVALSGSTVTVTAVDGPATATIDVTATDASGSNTKARHRIAVTVLNRPPQAVGSLTGVVINVGDSNEVVDVASAFSDADGETLTYGARSSAPEVARSTISGSRVSLIPVARGDATVTVSASDLTGSRMSATQTIAMRVKGRRGVALSADELTVVEGAAASYTVALTSEPTGEVTVTPSVASNNDVTVSPSSLTFDATDWETAQTVTASAAHDVDLDSESATIRHAVTGADYGSVTAASMKVKVLDDERPPPLSVAQASRDEEGGSLSFDVTLAYAIGVAATVDWATSDGSGADGARAGSDYTAASGTLTFPAASTVRQIVVDVTDDSDHENPETFWLTLRNSTNVSLDGGASTMRVSGTIEDDEGPVVRASWSRTNVTIPEHGSVRPFPELRLDKRPERGVRIDVKLTHHGGAGADDYYILTSDPGRFWSLTPKDPPRFEFLPDDQKLLAIIESIDDDLDDDCESVTFSLVPQSTGVTVGGPLTVSIVDNDGGKVNCGARDGSPPPGGGGPPPGGGGPPSPPEPEPEPEPEPEPEPEPEPEPAQPPTAAFRVDGTTCDAELCHAVTGETYRFADTSMGTVRTWSWDFGDGKMSPSSRPEHSWSSPGFYEVTLTVSGAGEESSASRTFLVAAADPKGTCVADAETLCLQDSRFAVTVEWRNNTDRGAGRVVHRGSNDSGLFTFFDRANWEILIKVLDGCNHNGHVWVFGASTTNLGYVIRVTDTVTDTVKAYRNEQGTAAPAITDTEAFADDCRR; this is translated from the coding sequence TTGGGCTTCTGCGCGGCCGCCGCAACGGCGCAGCCCGGCGCCGAGGTGCCGAGCCCGATCCCCGGCCTCGGGCCGCTGAGCGATGTGCTCGTGCTGGGGACGCCGCCGATGGATGCTGCCGTCTCCACTGCCGCCGCCAGCTTCGAGCACCGGATGGTCGGCGGCCCCGTCCGGTTCGCGGAACCGTTCGCGGTGGAGGCGGGGCCGTCGAGTCACGGCCGCTGGGAGATCATGGACGGCGGACAGACCGCGGTGTGGCGGCTGCGGGTGATCTCGACCGGGGCGGTGTCGCTCAACCTGGGGTTCGACCGGTACCGGATGCCGCCGGGCGGCCGTCTGCTGATCCACACGCCGGACGGTGACGAGGTCGTCGGACCGTTCACGAACTCCGACAACGAGGCGCACGGTGAGTTGTGGACGCCCGTCCTGCCGGGCGACGAAGCGGTCATCGAAGTGGCCGTGCCGGCGGACCGGATCGGCGAACTCGACCTGCGACTGGATTCGGTCAACCGCGGCTTCCGCGACCTGACGGGCGTTCCGTCTGCGGCCCATGACTCCTGCAACATCGACGTGGCTTGCAGCGAAGGGGACGACTACCGCGACCAGGTCCGCAGCGTCGGGCAGTACTCCGTGGGCGGCAGCCTGGCGTGCAGCGGAGCGCTCGTGAACAACACGGGTGCGGGCAACAGGATGTTCTTCCTGACCGCGCGGCACTGCTTCGACGACAACCCGCGCAACGAGGCGGCGAGCGTGGTGGTGTACTGGAACTACCAGCGGCCGGCCTGCGGCTCCGGGTCGGCGTACAGGCGCCACAGCCAAAGCGGGGCGGTGCTTCGTGTGCGGCGCGACGACATCGACATCGTGCTGCTGGAGCTCGACGACGAGCCGAATCCCGCGCACAATCTGTATTTTGCGGGCTGGAACGCGGGCGCCTCAGCCCCGACGCCGGCCGTGGGCATTCACCACCCCCAGGGCCACTACAAATCGATCAGCGTCGAGAACGACTCCTTGACGCGGACCCTAAGGAACTGGAGGGTCAACGACTGGGACTCGGGCACGACCGAAGGCGGGTCGTCCGGCTCACCCCTGTTCGACGGCAACAAGCGCATCGTCGGAGCGCTCCACGGAGGCCTGGCCAGCTGCGACCTCGACCTGTGGGATCACTATGGGGCGCTGGCGTCGGCGTGGACCTCCAGCGACGGCAGCTCGGAGAGGCAACTGCAGGACTGGCTCGATCCCGGCGACACGCGCGCGAATCTCGACGGGACGAATGTGAACCTGCCGCCCAGGGTCCTCCTGGCCCTCGACGACAAGGCGGTCAAGACGCCCGCGCCCGGCGCGTCGCCCGAGGCCTTGTCGGTCGACGTTGCGCCGTTCTTCGAGGATCCGAACGGCGATACCATCACCTGGACGGCAACGTCGTCCGACGAGTCGAGGGTGACCGTATCGGTCTCGGGTTCGTCGGTCAGCCTGACGCCGGTGGCGGCGGGCAGCGCGACGATCACGGTAGCCGCCACGGACGCCGGCGGTTCGAAGAAGCAGGTGTCGCAGACGTTCCGGGTCACGGTGGGCGGCAACCGCTCGCCCGAGCCGGTGGGAACGCTCGCCGCGCATTCCCTGAACGAGGGCGGAACGGCGCAGGTGGCGCTCGCCAGCGCGTTCACCGACGGCGACGGCGACACCCTCACCCTGGCCGCGTCGTCGACGAACACCTCCGCGGCGACGGTCGCGCTCTCCGGCTCGACGGTGACGGTGACCGCGGTGGACGGTCCGGCCACGGCGACGATCGACGTGACGGCGACGGACGCCTCCGGTTCGAACACGAAGGCGCGGCACCGCATCGCCGTGACCGTGCTCAACCGTCCTCCGCAGGCGGTCGGTTCGCTCACCGGCGTCGTGATCAACGTCGGCGACAGCAACGAGGTCGTCGACGTGGCATCGGCGTTCAGCGACGCGGATGGCGAGACGTTGACCTACGGCGCCCGGTCCTCGGCGCCGGAGGTGGCCCGGTCCACGATCTCGGGTTCAAGAGTCTCGTTGATTCCTGTTGCCCGCGGCGACGCGACGGTCACGGTGTCGGCGTCGGACCTGACGGGCTCCAGGATGTCCGCGACCCAGACGATCGCCATGCGGGTGAAGGGACGGCGCGGAGTGGCCCTGTCGGCGGACGAGCTGACGGTCGTCGAGGGAGCTGCGGCGAGCTACACCGTGGCGCTCACGTCCGAGCCGACCGGCGAGGTGACGGTGACGCCCTCCGTCGCGTCGAACAACGACGTCACGGTCTCCCCGTCGTCGCTGACGTTCGACGCGACGGACTGGGAGACGGCGCAGACGGTGACGGCGTCGGCGGCGCACGATGTGGATCTGGATTCCGAGTCGGCGACCATCCGGCACGCCGTGACCGGCGCGGACTACGGTTCGGTCACTGCCGCATCGATGAAGGTGAAGGTGCTCGACGACGAGAGGCCGCCGCCGCTGTCGGTGGCGCAGGCGTCGCGCGACGAAGAGGGAGGCTCACTGAGCTTCGACGTGACGCTGGCCTACGCCATCGGCGTGGCGGCGACCGTGGACTGGGCGACGTCGGACGGTTCCGGCGCGGACGGCGCCCGGGCGGGCTCGGACTACACGGCGGCGAGCGGGACGCTGACGTTTCCGGCGGCGTCGACGGTCCGGCAGATCGTGGTCGACGTCACCGACGACAGCGATCACGAGAACCCGGAGACCTTCTGGCTGACGCTGCGGAACTCCACGAACGTGAGCCTGGACGGTGGCGCCTCGACCATGCGGGTTTCGGGGACGATCGAGGACGACGAGGGTCCGGTCGTTCGGGCGTCGTGGAGCCGGACGAACGTCACCATTCCGGAACACGGGAGCGTGAGACCGTTTCCGGAGCTTCGGCTCGACAAGAGACCGGAGCGCGGGGTGAGGATCGACGTGAAGCTGACGCACCACGGCGGCGCCGGCGCCGACGACTACTACATCCTGACTTCAGATCCAGGTCGCTTCTGGTCCCTCACGCCGAAGGACCCTCCCAGGTTCGAGTTCTTGCCGGATGATCAGAAACTCCTCGCCATCATCGAGTCGATCGACGACGACCTGGACGACGACTGCGAGTCGGTGACGTTCAGCCTCGTGCCGCAGTCGACAGGCGTGACCGTCGGCGGCCCGCTGACCGTCTCGATCGTCGACAACGACGGCGGCAAGGTCAATTGCGGCGCCAGGGACGGTAGCCCGCCTCCGGGGGGCGGTGGCCCGCCTCCGGGGGGCGGTGGCCCGCCATCACCGCCGGAGCCGGAGCCGGAGCCGGAGCCAGAACCGGAGCCAGAACCGGAGCCAGAACCGGAACCCGCTCAGCCGCCGACAGCGGCCTTCCGAGTGGACGGAACGACCTGCGACGCGGAACTTTGCCACGCGGTCACCGGCGAGACATACCGCTTCGCGGACACGAGTATGGGGACCGTGCGCACCTGGTCCTGGGACTTCGGTGACGGCAAGATGTCGCCGTCCAGCAGGCCGGAGCATTCCTGGTCCTCGCCGGGTTTCTACGAGGTCACCCTGACGGTGAGCGGCGCGGGCGAGGAGTCTTCGGCGTCCCGAACGTTCCTGGTCGCGGCCGCCGATCCGAAGGGAACGTGTGTCGCGGATGCTGAGACGCTGTGCCTTCAGGACTCACGTTTCGCGGTGACCGTGGAGTGGCGGAACAACACCGACCGCGGCGCCGGCCGCGTCGTTCACCGGGGCTCGAACGATTCGGGGCTGTTCACGTTCTTCGACCGTGCGAACTGGGAGATACTGATCAAGGTGCTCGACGGCTGCAATCACAACGGCCATGTGTGGGTGTTCGGGGCGTCGACGACGAATCTCGGCTACGTCATCCGGGTCACGGACACGGTGACCGACACGGTGAAGGCGTACCGGAACGAGCAGGGCACGGCGGCCCCCGCAATCACGGATACCGAGGCGTTCGCGGACGACTGCCGACGGTAG